In Listeria monocytogenes, the following proteins share a genomic window:
- a CDS encoding ABC transporter permease, with protein MISRNLKIYFRDRTAVFMSLLTVLIIIGLYAIFLGNNMEEMFKQASGKTIGIQELVNTWVIAGILSITPVTVSLAVFSLKVHDEELSIARSFAITPASRWRIVISYIVSGLVASFLLSVVTLFVGEMYIWLTGGEFLPFESWLRLIGIILINVFCCSSMMFFIASLVKKASAFSSVSTIVGTVIGFIAGIYLPIGSLPAAVQTAMKCFPFTYGASTIREIMTKEPLQQVFAGNTQAMDATKEMIGITIYWGDKTVTTGLSLLILSAFAVVFGVLSVILMKRQTK; from the coding sequence ATGATTAGTCGTAATTTAAAAATTTATTTTCGAGATAGAACAGCTGTGTTTATGTCATTACTAACAGTTTTGATTATTATTGGGCTGTATGCGATTTTTTTAGGAAATAATATGGAAGAAATGTTCAAACAGGCTTCTGGAAAAACGATAGGGATTCAAGAATTAGTGAACACGTGGGTGATTGCGGGGATATTATCCATTACACCTGTGACAGTATCGTTAGCTGTTTTTTCTTTGAAAGTACATGATGAAGAATTAAGTATTGCGAGAAGCTTTGCGATAACGCCTGCTTCCAGATGGCGTATTGTTATTAGTTATATTGTTAGTGGACTAGTTGCTTCCTTCTTATTGTCTGTTGTAACACTTTTTGTTGGGGAAATGTATATTTGGTTGACTGGCGGAGAATTTTTACCGTTTGAGAGCTGGCTTCGTTTAATTGGGATTATTTTGATAAATGTTTTCTGTTGTAGTAGTATGATGTTCTTTATCGCTAGCTTGGTGAAAAAAGCGAGTGCCTTTAGTTCTGTTTCGACGATTGTTGGGACTGTTATTGGTTTTATTGCTGGGATTTATTTACCCATTGGTTCACTACCGGCTGCGGTGCAAACTGCGATGAAATGTTTTCCTTTCACATACGGGGCATCTACTATTCGAGAAATCATGACGAAAGAGCCTCTGCAACAAGTTTTTGCAGGTAATACTCAGGCGATGGATGCTACAAAAGAAATGATTGGAATTACGATTTATTGGGGTGATAAAACAGTTACAACAGGACTTAGTTTACTTATTTTAAGTGCCTTTGCAGTCGTGTTTGGTGTATTATCTGTCATCCTCATGAAACGACAAACAAAATAA
- a CDS encoding glutathione peroxidase, which translates to MNVHDFSEKAMNGKEIALSDYKGKVLLIVNTASKCGLTPQLEGLEAMYKKLGGANFEILGFPCNQFLRQDPGSDEEILEFCQMNYGVTFQMFSKIKVKGKDASPLYKYLTEQTGGKKVEWNFAKFLIDENGEVVELFPSKMKPADFEDKVEALVAKVSK; encoded by the coding sequence ATGAATGTCCATGATTTTTCTGAAAAAGCAATGAATGGCAAAGAAATAGCTTTAAGTGATTATAAAGGCAAGGTATTACTTATCGTGAATACAGCGAGCAAATGTGGCTTAACACCTCAGCTTGAAGGCCTAGAAGCCATGTATAAAAAATTGGGTGGCGCTAATTTTGAAATTCTCGGTTTCCCATGTAACCAGTTTTTACGTCAAGATCCTGGGAGTGATGAGGAAATTTTAGAATTTTGCCAAATGAATTATGGTGTGACGTTCCAAATGTTCTCTAAAATTAAAGTGAAAGGCAAAGACGCCAGCCCGCTTTATAAATATTTAACCGAACAAACTGGTGGTAAAAAAGTAGAATGGAATTTTGCGAAATTCTTAATTGATGAAAATGGCGAAGTGGTTGAACTTTTCCCATCAAAAATGAAACCAGCAGATTTTGAGGATAAAGTGGAAGCACTTGTTGCGAAAGTAAGTAAATAA
- a CDS encoding ABC transporter ATP-binding protein, translated as MIKLTNVVKKFGKVEAVKGINLEVEKGSLFAFLGENGAGKSTTLSMICTESEPTSGEIFIADEKLTFKNRKSFRQKLGVVFQENVLDDLLTVRENLYNRASLYGKTKAEITERLALVSSIMGIEDILNRRFEKLSGGQKRRAEIARAIMHDPEILLLDEPTTGLDPKTRVSVWKIIDYLREELGMTVFLTTHYLEEAKDADQLAVIHKGKIIAQGTPANIRSRFSVDKIFFYDAKVAELQTIIEKINLPFKVTKETMRVDVINQDVEILAILNQTAGLYGSFEVIKGNLDDAFISMIKEESND; from the coding sequence ATGATAAAATTGACCAATGTAGTTAAAAAATTTGGTAAAGTCGAGGCAGTTAAAGGCATTAATTTAGAAGTAGAAAAAGGCTCATTATTTGCTTTTTTAGGCGAAAATGGTGCGGGTAAATCAACTACACTTAGTATGATTTGTACAGAAAGCGAACCAACATCTGGAGAGATTTTCATAGCGGATGAAAAGTTAACTTTTAAAAACCGAAAATCATTTCGACAAAAGTTAGGCGTTGTTTTTCAAGAAAATGTGTTGGATGATTTACTGACGGTGCGCGAAAATTTATATAACCGAGCAAGTTTATACGGGAAAACAAAAGCGGAAATTACAGAACGATTAGCGCTAGTTTCTTCTATTATGGGGATTGAGGATATTTTAAATCGTCGCTTTGAAAAATTGTCTGGTGGTCAAAAGCGTCGAGCGGAAATAGCTAGGGCGATTATGCATGATCCAGAAATTTTGCTATTAGATGAGCCAACGACGGGGCTAGATCCAAAAACAAGAGTAAGTGTCTGGAAAATTATTGATTATTTGCGCGAAGAATTAGGAATGACAGTGTTTTTGACGACACATTACTTAGAAGAAGCGAAAGATGCGGATCAGCTCGCTGTAATCCACAAAGGAAAAATTATTGCGCAAGGCACACCAGCAAACATTAGAAGTCGCTTTTCTGTAGATAAAATTTTCTTTTATGATGCGAAGGTAGCAGAACTCCAAACAATAATAGAAAAAATAAATTTACCATTTAAAGTTACTAAAGAAACGATGCGTGTGGATGTGATAAATCAAGATGTCGAAATATTGGCTATTTTAAATCAAACAGCTGGACTTTACGGTTCTTTTGAAGTGATTAAAGGGAACTTAGATGACGCTTTTATTTCGATGATTAAGGAGGAGTCCAATGATTAG
- a CDS encoding peptide chain release factor 3, translating to MSQDLQKEVASRKTFAIISHPDAGKTTITEQLLLFGGVIRSAGTVKGKKSGKFATSDWMEIEKQRGISVTSSVMQFDYNGSRINILDTPGHSDFSEDTYRTLMAVDSAVMVIDAAKGIEAQTLKLFKVCRMRGIPIFTFINKMDRQGKMPLELLAELEEVLGIESYPMNWPIGMGKELAGLYDRYHRVIEQYRSEEDERFLPLGEDGDLKEAHAIQKSLYYDQALEEIMLLDEAGNDFSRERIIAGEQTPVFFGSALTNFGVETFLRTFVDFAPSPSSHESNEGVIEADNPKFSGFIFKIQANMNPAHRDRIAFIRICSGEFERGMNVTLTRTGKSMKLANSTQFMADDRETVNRAVAGDIIGLYDTGNYQIGDTITNGSKKLEFEKLPQFTPELFMRVYAKNVMKQKHFHKGVEQLVQEGAIQLFKTWRTEEYIIGAVGQLQFEVFEHRMRGEYNSEIRMEPIGKKIARWVKEEDADEKLSTARSMLVKDRFDQPLFLFENEFAINWFNDKNPDIELTSLL from the coding sequence ATGAGTCAAGATTTGCAAAAAGAAGTTGCTTCACGCAAAACGTTTGCGATTATTTCTCACCCGGATGCTGGGAAAACGACGATTACGGAACAATTATTATTATTCGGTGGCGTTATCCGTTCAGCTGGGACTGTAAAGGGAAAGAAATCTGGCAAGTTTGCGACAAGTGACTGGATGGAAATTGAAAAACAACGTGGTATCTCGGTAACGAGTTCTGTGATGCAGTTTGATTATAATGGTTCAAGAATTAATATTTTGGATACACCGGGTCACTCGGATTTCAGTGAGGATACGTACCGGACATTGATGGCAGTGGATAGTGCGGTTATGGTTATCGATGCTGCGAAAGGGATTGAAGCCCAAACGCTAAAACTTTTCAAAGTTTGTCGAATGCGCGGAATTCCAATTTTTACTTTTATTAACAAAATGGACCGTCAAGGGAAAATGCCGCTTGAATTACTTGCTGAATTAGAAGAAGTTCTTGGCATTGAATCGTATCCAATGAACTGGCCAATTGGTATGGGGAAAGAGCTTGCTGGGCTTTATGACCGTTATCATCGTGTGATTGAGCAATATCGCTCGGAAGAAGATGAGCGTTTCTTACCACTTGGTGAAGATGGTGATTTGAAAGAAGCTCATGCTATTCAAAAATCACTTTATTATGATCAAGCATTGGAAGAAATTATGTTACTTGATGAGGCTGGAAATGATTTTAGCCGGGAACGTATTATTGCCGGTGAACAAACACCAGTATTCTTTGGAAGTGCCTTAACTAACTTTGGTGTAGAAACTTTCTTACGTACATTTGTTGATTTTGCGCCATCTCCTTCAAGTCATGAATCAAATGAAGGCGTGATTGAAGCTGACAATCCGAAGTTCTCTGGCTTTATTTTTAAAATCCAAGCGAATATGAATCCTGCTCACCGTGACCGGATTGCCTTTATTCGAATTTGTTCAGGCGAATTTGAACGCGGCATGAATGTTACGTTAACGCGAACAGGGAAAAGTATGAAGCTCGCTAACTCAACGCAGTTTATGGCGGATGACCGGGAAACTGTTAATCGTGCGGTAGCTGGTGATATTATCGGTTTGTACGACACGGGTAATTACCAAATTGGCGATACGATTACTAATGGAAGTAAAAAACTCGAATTTGAAAAACTTCCGCAGTTTACACCAGAATTATTTATGCGTGTTTATGCGAAAAATGTTATGAAACAAAAGCATTTTCATAAAGGCGTCGAGCAACTTGTTCAAGAAGGTGCGATTCAATTATTTAAAACGTGGCGTACGGAAGAATACATTATTGGGGCTGTTGGTCAGTTGCAATTTGAAGTATTCGAACACAGAATGCGCGGCGAGTATAATTCAGAAATTCGGATGGAACCAATCGGCAAAAAAATCGCTCGTTGGGTCAAAGAAGAAGATGCGGATGAAAAACTATCCACAGCTCGAAGCATGCTCGTAAAAGACCGCTTCGACCAACCGTTATTCTTATTCGAAAATGAATTCGCGATTAATTGGTTTAATGATAAAAATCCAGATATCGAATTAACTTCATTACTATAA
- a CDS encoding LytTR family DNA-binding domain-containing protein — MKFHVKQNNNLALDEVDVYCHSDNLPEVRSMVMKLEEPTEKISVKKDGATYLLEPKAILYFEAVESKIFVYTEKDVYEIHWKLYELEEKFKESSFFRCSKSMILNIEWIEKIAPGFNGKFEAKLLNREKVIISRQYAKILKQKLNMGGKRK, encoded by the coding sequence ATGAAATTCCATGTGAAACAAAATAATAATTTGGCGTTGGATGAAGTGGATGTATATTGCCATTCCGATAATCTACCGGAAGTAAGAAGCATGGTAATGAAATTAGAAGAGCCGACAGAAAAAATCTCTGTTAAAAAGGACGGCGCTACTTATTTACTAGAACCAAAAGCCATTTTATATTTTGAAGCAGTTGAAAGTAAAATTTTTGTTTATACAGAAAAAGACGTCTATGAAATCCATTGGAAATTATATGAGTTGGAGGAGAAATTTAAAGAAAGTTCTTTTTTCAGATGTTCAAAATCAATGATCTTAAATATTGAATGGATTGAAAAGATTGCCCCTGGTTTCAACGGTAAATTTGAAGCGAAACTTTTAAATCGAGAAAAAGTAATTATTTCTCGTCAGTATGCGAAAATCTTAAAGCAAAAATTAAACATGGGAGGGAAGCGTAAATGA
- a CDS encoding LM6179_1298 family efflux MFS transporter, protein MEQTKVKAVTIAVFVATFMAAIEGTIVSTAMPTIVSQLDGIELMNWIFSVYLLTSAVTVPIYGKLSDLYGRKNIFVIATIIFIIGSSLCGFAQNMEQLIIFRAIQGIGAGGILPSTMTIIADVYPFEKRAKVLGFMGSAWGIAGVFGPLVGGFLVDQLSWHWIFFINVPIGILTILLILLYLREKVEHVKLPIDYLGASLFTVALLGLLFALQRAGESLNWTEPLVVILFAVSIVLFIAFYFVEKRAKDPIMPFVLFKNPVVLIGNLIGFLISAFLIGINVYIPMWAQGMLGHGATIAGFMLAPLSVTWIVGSFIGGKLLMTLGNRHTVGIGVLITAASGLILALFPASTNDIFFYLNSAFMGFGFGIIFTTTTVTVQDAVPRFQTGIATASNTLFRTVGQTIGVAVFGTIFNSVLTSEFRAAAGSEVNRSNLNQLISPQTSGNVSADLVDPLRDILYSGLHMVFWVMFACCIVSYFIHFILPKKHISGEK, encoded by the coding sequence TTGGAACAAACAAAAGTAAAAGCCGTTACCATCGCCGTATTTGTCGCAACATTTATGGCAGCTATTGAGGGTACCATCGTGAGCACTGCGATGCCAACGATTGTAAGTCAGTTGGACGGCATAGAGTTAATGAACTGGATTTTTTCTGTTTATTTGCTAACATCAGCAGTGACCGTTCCGATTTACGGAAAACTGTCTGATTTGTATGGACGAAAAAATATTTTTGTGATTGCGACAATTATTTTTATTATTGGTTCATCACTTTGTGGATTTGCACAAAATATGGAGCAATTAATTATTTTTCGCGCGATTCAAGGTATTGGAGCAGGTGGGATTTTACCATCTACTATGACGATTATCGCAGACGTGTATCCATTTGAAAAACGAGCAAAAGTGCTTGGCTTCATGGGTTCCGCTTGGGGTATTGCTGGCGTATTTGGACCACTTGTTGGAGGATTTTTAGTAGACCAACTTTCATGGCATTGGATTTTCTTCATCAATGTCCCAATCGGTATTTTAACAATCCTACTTATTTTGCTTTATTTACGCGAAAAAGTGGAACATGTGAAACTACCAATTGACTATTTAGGTGCCTCGCTCTTTACGGTGGCTCTGCTTGGATTATTATTTGCGTTACAGCGAGCCGGGGAATCACTCAACTGGACAGAACCGCTCGTCGTTATTCTTTTTGCCGTATCGATTGTGTTATTTATCGCTTTTTATTTTGTCGAAAAACGTGCAAAAGATCCGATTATGCCATTTGTCTTATTTAAAAACCCAGTGGTATTAATTGGTAATTTAATTGGTTTCTTGATTAGCGCCTTTTTAATTGGGATTAATGTTTATATTCCAATGTGGGCACAAGGAATGCTTGGCCACGGAGCTACGATTGCTGGTTTCATGCTTGCACCGCTCTCGGTTACGTGGATAGTCGGCTCATTTATCGGCGGCAAGCTCTTGATGACACTTGGAAACCGACACACAGTGGGGATTGGCGTATTGATAACGGCTGCAAGTGGATTAATTTTAGCCTTATTCCCAGCTTCCACAAATGATATCTTCTTCTATTTAAATAGTGCATTTATGGGATTTGGTTTTGGGATAATCTTTACAACAACAACGGTTACCGTTCAAGATGCAGTACCGCGATTCCAAACTGGTATTGCTACAGCTTCTAACACACTGTTTAGAACAGTTGGTCAAACAATCGGGGTCGCTGTCTTTGGAACTATCTTCAACTCCGTTCTTACAAGCGAATTCCGCGCCGCAGCTGGCAGTGAAGTAAATCGTAGTAATCTAAACCAACTAATTAGCCCGCAAACTTCTGGTAACGTTAGTGCAGACCTAGTTGATCCGCTTCGAGATATTTTATATAGCGGACTTCATATGGTTTTCTGGGTTATGTTTGCTTGCTGTATCGTTAGTTATTTTATTCATTTTATCTTACCGAAAAAACATATTTCCGGCGAAAAATAA
- a CDS encoding MATE family efflux transporter — protein sequence MKHSDNYYLTKASIPKAIAHLSIPMMLGMSVGVIYNIINAFFIGLLHDTSMLTAVTLGLPMFTVLMAIGNMFGVGGGTYISRLLGKEEGIKAKQVSAFVLYGSLALGIICAVLLGFLINPVTHFLGADATSFLHTKNYTLVLLICSPFIIANFALEQVVRAEGASRVSMNGMIIATVVNLVFDPLLILYFDFNVVGAAVSVGLASLFSLIYYAWYLEKKSDYLSIRFKWFKATKEIVQNVFKIGVSELLLSLFLIVTTLVLNHYSMIYGEGVVAGFGVALRVVQLPEFICMGLYMGIIPLLAYNYGSGNIARFEKAIRATAISIGLIVLLLSSLVFIFRFQVMHLFSDSQSVITLGVHIMVAMLISSLFSGFTGLFTSTFQAIGKAIPATIMSVSQGIIFIPVIILGQHYFGLMGVIWSLTATEILTCIIGMTLFTIHNIKIASSAKTKDLAV from the coding sequence ATGAAACACTCAGATAATTATTATTTAACAAAAGCGAGCATTCCTAAAGCGATAGCACATTTATCGATTCCGATGATGCTTGGAATGTCTGTAGGGGTCATATATAACATTATCAATGCATTCTTTATAGGCTTGTTGCATGATACGTCGATGTTAACCGCCGTGACACTTGGATTACCGATGTTCACCGTTTTGATGGCAATTGGTAATATGTTTGGAGTCGGTGGCGGAACGTATATTTCTCGCTTACTTGGGAAAGAAGAGGGAATAAAGGCGAAACAAGTATCCGCCTTTGTTTTATATGGAAGTTTAGCATTAGGAATTATCTGCGCGGTTTTGCTTGGCTTTTTGATTAATCCAGTTACTCATTTTCTTGGGGCAGATGCAACGAGCTTTTTACACACGAAAAATTATACATTGGTGCTTTTAATTTGTAGCCCGTTTATTATCGCGAATTTTGCTTTAGAACAGGTAGTTCGGGCTGAGGGAGCTTCGCGGGTTTCTATGAACGGAATGATAATTGCTACAGTTGTTAATTTAGTATTTGATCCATTACTTATTTTGTATTTTGATTTTAATGTGGTGGGGGCCGCAGTTTCGGTAGGATTAGCAAGTTTATTTTCGCTGATTTACTATGCTTGGTATTTAGAGAAGAAAAGTGATTATTTATCGATTCGTTTTAAATGGTTTAAAGCAACAAAAGAAATCGTTCAAAATGTGTTTAAAATTGGTGTTTCAGAGTTGCTCTTATCGTTATTCCTCATTGTGACAACGCTCGTTTTAAATCATTATTCGATGATTTACGGGGAAGGAGTAGTTGCAGGTTTTGGCGTGGCGCTTCGGGTGGTGCAGCTCCCTGAATTTATTTGTATGGGACTTTACATGGGGATTATTCCACTGTTAGCTTATAATTACGGTTCGGGTAATATTGCGCGGTTTGAAAAAGCAATACGGGCTACTGCCATTAGTATCGGGCTTATTGTGCTTCTCCTTTCGAGTCTGGTATTCATCTTCCGTTTCCAAGTGATGCATCTATTTAGTGACAGTCAAAGTGTGATAACGCTTGGTGTTCATATTATGGTTGCAATGCTGATATCTTCTCTTTTCAGTGGATTTACGGGGCTGTTTACGAGTACTTTTCAAGCGATTGGGAAAGCGATTCCGGCTACGATTATGTCTGTTTCACAAGGCATCATTTTTATTCCAGTCATCATTTTAGGACAACATTATTTCGGACTTATGGGCGTGATTTGGTCCTTGACGGCTACTGAAATTCTTACGTGCATAATCGGTATGACGCTATTCACAATCCATAATATTAAAATAGCTAGTAGCGCAAAAACGAAAGACTTAGCCGTTTAA
- the lieB gene encoding multidrug efflux ABC transporter permease LieB (ABC transporter involved in aurantimycin A resistance), whose product MKAIRDTSILFGRSMRHIMRSPDTIITVAIIPIMIMLMFVYVLGGAIQTGTDNYVDYLLPGIILMAIASGIAYTAVRLFTDVQKGLFQRFHSMPISRSSVLWGHVLTSLVSNAISIVLIILVALLIGFRSSAGIVEWLAVAGILLLFTLALTWVAVIPGLTAKSVDGASAFSYPLIFLPFISSAFVPTDTMPTAVRVFAENQPVTSIVNTIRALLYSEPIGNDIWIALAWCVGITVVAYVFAVTIYKKMV is encoded by the coding sequence ATGAAAGCAATTCGTGATACAAGTATATTATTTGGTCGCTCCATGCGTCATATTATGCGTAGTCCTGATACGATTATTACAGTCGCTATTATTCCAATTATGATTATGTTGATGTTTGTATATGTACTTGGAGGTGCGATTCAAACAGGGACAGACAATTATGTAGATTACTTGTTGCCGGGTATTATTTTGATGGCAATCGCAAGTGGAATAGCCTATACGGCGGTACGATTATTTACAGATGTACAAAAAGGATTATTTCAACGATTTCATTCTATGCCAATTAGTCGTTCTTCCGTTTTGTGGGGACATGTTTTAACTTCTTTAGTATCTAATGCTATTTCTATTGTACTCATTATTCTAGTTGCGCTTTTGATTGGTTTTCGTTCATCAGCAGGGATAGTGGAATGGCTTGCTGTAGCTGGTATTTTGCTTTTGTTCACATTAGCGCTCACATGGGTTGCTGTGATTCCTGGTTTAACTGCGAAATCAGTAGATGGAGCAAGCGCATTTTCTTATCCGCTCATATTTTTACCGTTCATCAGTTCTGCTTTTGTTCCGACAGATACGATGCCAACTGCAGTACGTGTTTTTGCAGAAAATCAACCAGTGACCTCTATTGTTAATACGATTCGTGCATTGCTTTATTCAGAACCAATTGGAAATGATATCTGGATTGCACTTGCATGGTGTGTAGGAATTACAGTTGTTGCCTATGTTTTTGCAGTAACTATTTATAAAAAAATGGTATAA
- a CDS encoding MarR family winged helix-turn-helix transcriptional regulator produces the protein MRREKTMDTLIRSIMIKSKRKMDAKVAQFGLTTQQARVLGFLNDNAANEIIQKDLQRIFQTRGASITSLIQGLEKKELISRKPSIRDGREKVVTLTEEGKRIVDEFNESFPREDDKAKKILSADEYKIFIDLLSKIDDNTE, from the coding sequence GTGAGAAGAGAGAAGACGATGGATACGTTAATCCGTTCGATTATGATTAAATCCAAACGGAAAATGGACGCAAAAGTAGCTCAATTTGGGCTGACAACTCAACAAGCTAGAGTTCTAGGGTTTTTAAATGATAATGCGGCAAATGAAATTATCCAAAAAGATCTTCAGCGAATCTTCCAAACGCGTGGCGCAAGTATCACTAGCCTCATTCAAGGACTCGAGAAAAAAGAATTAATTTCACGCAAACCAAGCATTCGAGACGGCAGAGAAAAAGTGGTCACTTTAACTGAAGAAGGTAAACGAATAGTGGACGAATTTAATGAATCCTTCCCGCGTGAAGATGATAAAGCGAAAAAAATCCTTTCCGCTGACGAGTATAAAATCTTTATTGATCTACTTAGTAAAATTGACGACAATACGGAATAA
- a CDS encoding M42 family metallopeptidase translates to MSYEPNTKETMQKIKELTSIPSPTGNTGKIIEKLAKDLDASKIPYRLNNKGGLIVTLPGKDDTKHRMLTAHVDTLGAMVKEIKADGRLLLTLIGGYRFNAIEGEYCTIETSDGDLYSGTILMHQTSVHVYKDAGTAERNDKNMEVRLDVKALDADKVRALGIEVGDFVSFDPRVQIINDEYIKSRHLDDKASVAILLQLINYIHENKLELPHTTHFLISNNEEIGYGGNSNIPAETVEYLAVDMGALGDGQTSDEYTVSICAKDGSGPYHLGLRKHLVELAKKNNIDYKVDIYPFYASDASAAINAGNDIVHGLIGPGIDASHAYERTHRDSLYHTEKLVYAYLFSNILK, encoded by the coding sequence TTGTCATACGAACCAAATACAAAGGAAACAATGCAAAAAATTAAAGAATTAACATCTATCCCAAGCCCAACAGGCAATACAGGGAAAATCATCGAAAAACTGGCAAAAGATTTAGATGCTTCAAAAATCCCTTATCGTTTAAACAATAAAGGTGGATTGATTGTAACGCTTCCTGGGAAAGACGACACGAAGCATCGCATGTTAACAGCCCATGTGGATACGCTTGGTGCAATGGTCAAAGAAATTAAAGCTGACGGAAGATTACTTTTAACCTTAATTGGAGGCTACCGTTTTAACGCGATTGAAGGCGAATATTGTACCATTGAGACAAGTGACGGAGATTTGTATAGTGGCACCATCTTAATGCACCAAACATCTGTCCATGTCTATAAAGATGCTGGGACTGCTGAGCGTAATGACAAAAATATGGAAGTTCGTTTAGATGTAAAAGCACTAGATGCAGACAAAGTTCGTGCGCTTGGAATAGAAGTAGGCGATTTTGTTTCGTTTGATCCGCGCGTGCAAATTATTAACGACGAATATATCAAATCTCGCCATTTGGATGATAAAGCAAGTGTCGCGATTTTATTACAACTAATCAATTATATTCACGAAAACAAGCTAGAGCTTCCTCATACAACTCATTTCCTCATCTCTAATAATGAGGAGATTGGTTATGGTGGTAATTCCAATATCCCAGCTGAAACAGTGGAGTATTTAGCTGTCGACATGGGAGCGCTTGGTGACGGACAAACTTCTGATGAATACACTGTTTCTATTTGTGCAAAAGATGGTAGTGGCCCGTATCACCTTGGTCTGCGCAAACATTTAGTGGAACTTGCTAAAAAGAATAATATTGATTATAAAGTGGATATTTATCCGTTTTATGCATCTGATGCGAGTGCGGCGATTAATGCTGGTAATGATATTGTCCACGGCTTGATTGGACCGGGGATTGATGCGAGCCATGCATATGAACGTACACATCGCGACTCACTTTATCATACAGAAAAATTAGTTTATGCATATTTATTTTCGAATATATTGAAATAG
- a CDS encoding DUF3021 family protein, with translation MSTKLIQFIQSVCIIFSASIITMICSYIATGESEVVVIRDIFIMLGFSIVTTFVQQLFFNNSVKTKLAFYSRLIAFFFFIGAAILGLGWLLDWYHNIAGFMIIFGFICVTFLVMHIFFTLRDTKFSNEINQKLAEMRERETK, from the coding sequence ATGAGTACAAAACTAATTCAATTTATTCAATCAGTGTGCATTATTTTCTCTGCCTCTATTATTACGATGATTTGCTCTTATATCGCAACTGGTGAATCAGAAGTAGTCGTAATTCGTGATATTTTTATTATGCTAGGTTTTAGTATTGTGACAACCTTTGTGCAGCAATTATTCTTTAATAACTCTGTGAAAACAAAACTCGCTTTTTATAGTCGATTGATTGCTTTTTTCTTCTTTATTGGCGCGGCTATATTAGGACTTGGTTGGTTGCTGGATTGGTATCATAATATAGCTGGATTTATGATCATTTTTGGCTTTATTTGTGTGACTTTCCTTGTAATGCACATTTTTTTCACTTTGCGAGATACAAAATTCAGTAATGAAATTAATCAAAAACTAGCAGAAATGCGAGAAAGGGAGACAAAATGA